The DNA segment GCAGAGGCGGACAAAGGGCGCTCACTGCCTCCTCTCTGCTCGCCCCAGAGAAGATGGTCACAAGCGAGGCGCTGGACGGTGTCCCCATCCTGGTGCTGGCCAACAAGCAGGACATTGAGGTGAGCCCCTGGGCCCAGTGGGCCCCACTCCCGGGGGACAGGGCGCCTCTCCCAGGGGAGGGCTGCTGCCTTCCTCAGACACCAGGGCATGGCTGCCCTGGGGGCAgagccgcccccccccccccaccaggctTCTGGCCGCAGTGCTGCCAGTGGGAGCCTCCTGCTGGGCAGACCCAGGTGAAAGAAAGCTCTGGAAAGAAGATGCAGAGGGACCAGGGTGGGAGTCAGCCCTGACCCCGACCTGTCTGCTGCCCTTGAGCACAGCAGCTGTGCTGGCCTCATCCCCTGGGACCACTGACCACTGGTGGTGCAGAGCCATCCGCGTGGAGGGGGCCCTGAGCACTGCTTCCCTGTAGACCTTCCCTGACACCTGCTCCCCTGAGGTGGCTCGCCAGGCAGGACCCCTCCTGGATGGAGTAGCCCCGGGGTGCCCCCTGCAGCTCTAGGAGCTGCCCTGGGGCCGGGCCTGAGCCTGATCCTCGCAGCCTCGCCTCCCCCAGACTTGCCTCTCCATCCCCGACATCAAGACTGTGTTCAGCGACTGCGCCTCCAAGATCGGCAGGCGCGACTGCCTGACCCAGGCCTGCTCGGCCCTCACGGGGTGAGTGGGGCTTGCCCTGGGCGCCGGGGGCCACGGCTGGCCCCGCCTCACACCCACTGTCTCCACAGTAAGGGGGTGCGCGAGGGCATCGAGTGGATGGTGAAGTGCGTCGTGCGGAACGTGCACCGGCCGCCGCGGCAGCGGGACATCACATAGGTGCAGCCGGCCCAGGGCGCCTGCCGCTCGTCCTGAAGAGCTCCTGCTGATTCCGCCGCTGATCCCCCCAGGGGCTGGGTTGGCTTTGCCTTGTGGTGGTTctacttgctttgtttttcttctaagacAAACTTTTCTCTGTATCCAGAAAAGCGTAGGCATCCGGAGGCTTCTTCTGCCGAGGGGAGCTGGGGTGGCAGGGACCCCACCAGACCCTCACATCGGGCCTGGGCCCCGCCCCCAAGGCCCAGTTTTGGGGTCCCAGGGTGAGGCCTTGGCAGGCCACCACTCCCTTTGGAGCTGCTGCTCCAGCAGGCCTGCCGGCCTGGACCCTCGTGGGGCCTTGTGGGGCAGCTGCTTGGAACTGGGTTTTTCCAGAGGTGTGGGGCCTTTCACAGTGCCCAGGGCTACATCGTGCCCACGGAGGGGGCCGGGGGGCCATGGCTGTCCTCAGCCTCTGTCCCCTCTGATCCTGGAGGCGGACTGGGGGGCTGGTGTCAGCTTCAGGAAAACCTGGGCTTGCCTCCGTCCCTGTCCTGATGCAGCCTCAGGACAGGGCAGGGGAGACCTGCCTGGGAGGCTGTGTGCCCCCTCCACTGGCCCAGCCACCTTGTTTTGATCCCCAGCAAGGACGGTAAAGCTAGGCGGTTGTGCTGGGAGTGGgcatcaccccaccccccaccccccgcaagcCTGCCTGCCACCCACCTAGGATGACCACAGTTACCACCTCTGGGGTGGGCTGGTGGtgtgctgggcctgcgcttccagCTGGCGGTGAAGGGCGGGGTCCCCCTCAGGGCTGGGGTGAGCCATCTAGAAAGCCCTTTCCAGGCCTGTGTCCAGGAGCAGAGGCCCTCCAGGCAAGACTGGTCCTCAGGACCCTCCCACACGGCCCCTGCAGGAGCTGCCAACCCCCCATGAGCCTAGCTGTGGGTGAAATAAAGACAGTTGGAGTGGCTCCTGTCCACTGTTCCTCCAGAGGCCTGGTGGCTTCGTGTCTGAGGGTCACAGTCCCAGCTGCTCTCCCCGATGGGGCCCAGGAGGAGATGCTGGGAAATGGATGagtcagggctggggctggggaccaGCTGCAGGTGATGTGAGTCATGGGGGAGTGGGGGGCTGTGAGTCTGCCTCCCCTGGGGCCCTTCCTGGGGGTCAGGCAGGGGGTTCCGGGGCTGGCAGGGGGCTGCCAGGCCAGGACTGGGAGTTCCCCTGGATTGGTGAGTCAAGCCGTCATCCAAACCTGCCCCAGAAGGGAAAACCGACATTTCCCAGAAAGCGAGTGAGACACGCTGTCCTACCGGGAGGTCTTGCTGGGAAATCCCCTGCTGCTTTGAGGGTGGAGCCCAAAGGAGGGGTAACGAGGGGGACACTTCTCCTGGTGCCCCAGGACACACGGGCTGGCGTGTTGACCACTCCGGGCTGGCTTCTGTTCCACGGGGAGAGCCCAGGGACTGGGCAACCCTCCCTCCACACCATCCTAACCACTGAGAGCACAACTGGGGTGGGGAGGATCACGCAGTGAGGCCTGGGGACGGCTGCCACCCGCTGTCCCCGTCTCCCACAACCCTTCCCCCATCGAGGGTCCGTCCCagtcggggtggggagggggggaaggcAGCAGGCCGCGCCCGGGCAGCCTGCCCAGGTGTGTCCCCTGCGAGATGTGCCCACTGCGCGCTGGCCAGACAGCACACTCGTTTGCCAATCggctttatgaaaaataaatttaacgcCACAGGAGCCGGGTCCAAAGCCTCCTTAGGTGCGACTTGCGGGCCGCCCATGCGGGGGGCTCGGGCCGGGAGCGAATAAATAACGGGGAGAGTGCTCAGCGCGTGCGGAGGAAACGCTCGCGGACGCTGCGCTCCAGCCCGCACAACCTGGCCGCGCGCAGCGCCCGCAGCAGCCGCGCCCCCAGCGTCCCGGGCCGCGCCTCTCGGAGCTCCGTGAGCTGCAGCCACAGCCTCCGCCGCAGCGCCGCGCGGTCCTCCCTTTGCGGCGGCGGCGGACTCCGCGCCCTGGGGCCCGCAAGCGCCTGCTGCAGCCGCTGGAGTCTCCTGGGAGAGATGTCCTGGAAAGCTACGAAGTCGACCACGGCGCGCTGGCACTCCTCGGTCCCTGCGGGAGAGAGGGGCGAGGGCGTACCCGACTAGCTGCCACCGCGCCGTGAGCGTCCCTCCGCGTTGCGGAGGGACAGGACCGAGGGATCCCCGCGCACTAACGAGTGGATGAGGCGGGAGCCGTGCTGGAGGAGCCGGGGCGACCGCGGGAAACTCGGCCGGCAAGGAGGCGGGGCTCGTGGGCCGATGCCGGGGGTGGGATGCGACGTGAAGGGGACCCGCCACGTTCGCTGCCGTTCCCTCCCGCAAGCCATTTAAACCCTCGAAGCCTGCTTCCCAAGGTCGGCGGGAAACGGCATCACCCGCCAGCGCTGACGCCCTCAGCCAACGGCATCCCCTAGGCTGTCCCCACCGCACTTCCGGAAGCCCTTCCCAGGAGCCCACCGAGGCCTCCGCGCCCCCCGTCCCGCTCACCCGGTGCCCCCGGCTCCAGCGAGCCGAGCGGGAAGCCCGTGCATTTGGTGCACAGGGCATCGTGGAACGGGGAGCCCGGCACGTTGACGGCCAGGCCCAGGGCCGTGCAGTTGCGGTGGGGCTGGCACCGCTCCGAGCTCGAGCTGCTGGCGGAGAAGGTGCCCGGGGAGCACGGTTGGCACTGCGTGTTCTGGCTGGAGGTGCCTGAGGACGAACGCGGAGGCCGGCGTCAGGAGAGCCGAGTTGGCTCCGTTCGGCGGAGGGCCCGGCGCCGCGGCCCCGCCCTGCACCCACCGGGGGCGACCACGCCTGCGCCGGGCGGGCAGGGCTCGTGCTCCAGGCAGAAGCCGGCGTGCGCGAAGAAGCCGGGGCGACAGCGGCAGGCGCGGTTGTGGGTGGCCCCGCACGGCCGCGCCTCCTCCTCGCGCTCCCCGCAGATGACGTTGCAGTATCGGCAGCGCTCCAGGTAGTTCCAGAACTGCGTGTAGTGGCGCGGCGGGCACGCGCCGCACGTCGTGGGGTTGTCCCGGCCGCAAGGTCGCTGCACGAAGGTGCCCGGGGGGCACTTGTCGCACGCCAGCCACTCCCCCGTCTCCGCGTCCCGCCTCGGGTAGGTCGGCGCGCCCGCCGCCGTCCCCCGCGCCGCAAGCGCCAGCAGCAGGGCCGGTAGCGGCCACAGCAGGGGCCTCATGGTCTCGCTGGAGTGGTAGCGGCCTCCGGGGCCGCGTCCTATAAGGGCTGGCTTGGCCACGCCCCCGCGGAGCCCCGCCCCGCCTGAGGGGAACGGTCGGCCACCTGGGGGCCCAGGCTTTGACCTCTCCCTCCGCAGAGCCCAGTGCCAGGGCGGTCCCGTGCAGGCCACCAGCACCACGAGCAGCTCCTGACCCCGTTACCAGGCCTGGCAACCGGCGGGTGGAGGGGGTAGCGGCTCCTGCTCTGAACAAACCAGGTGCGAGGGAGGCTGCCCAGGCGCCTCCTTCCTTCCaggctcccccaccccaccaccgaGGCCGGGCCACACAGAACGCTTCCCAGCAGTGCCGGCAGCTTTATTAGAACCCTGGCCCCTGAGGAACAAGCAGGTCCCTGGAAGGTCCCCGGGACAGAAGGTGCAGGGctcccctccttcctgctggGGCTCCACCCACAGGCTGGCGGTCAGGGAGGTTCTGGGGAAGCACCTTCCAGTGGACCCACCCCAGACCCCAAGGTGGCCTCGGGGCCTCTCACAGGGGGCCCAGATCCTGCAGCCGTCTCAGGGGGCTCCCCACGGACACTAGACTGGCCTCCCCGTCAGGTGCGCTCTCGGCCAAGGGGTTTCTGGTATCAGGCCTGGCCCACCCACAGCCGACAAGCAAGTGTCCAGGCTGCGCCCCAGGCAGGGGCGGCCTCAGCCTCCGCAGACCCTGCAGCGCCCAGAGGGTCTCAACGTTCACTGGGGCTCCGGCCAGAAGACCTGCGTGAGGCTCTGCTTTCTGGTGGCAGCATGGCAGGCCGGGCACGTCCTAGAGACCTGTGGAGAGAAGGCGCTGGACACACCTTCTCAgaccccactgcccaccccagcccctcagcCCACCATGTGGGGCAACGCCCAGCAGGCCACGTCCACAGGGGACAGGGCCGGGTCCACAGGGTCTGGCTGCCGACCTGGAGGTGCTGTCGCCAACAGGCCCGGCAGCAGTGGAAGTCGCAGGAGGGGCACTGGAAGGGGACCACGTCCTCCGCCCTGCAGCCAGGACACACCAAGCCCACTGCAAGGGGGCTGACGTGAGCGCCACAGGCCTGCTCGGGCTGGGCCCCCACTCCCAATggtccctgcagcccctcccacgAGACCTACCCCACTCGGACTGTGCCTGCCCGCAGGGGGCACTGGGGGGCCGGCTGGGAGCCCCCACCCCCCGAGCCGGCCTCTGCGTAAGGAAGGAGAAGCTCTTGCTCTGGGTCTTCCCGGGGGGTTTCTCTGGCAGTGAGGGGCCTGGAAACAGGAGGGAGCGAGTCCGAGGGGTGCCTGGCACTTCCCtgctgcccacctgcccaccctgCCAGGGCTGAGGGGAGCTGTGGCAACAGGGCAGCAGGAGCACCAGGCAGGTGGCCCTACCTGTCCCGCGAGCCTCACAGACGAGGTCAAAAGGCACAGCAGGGCTCCCCTCCCAGGGTCCTGGAGCCTGGGTGCCCAGGTCCACACACGTCTGCCGGAAGCGCTGCTTGTGGTGAGGGCGCACGAACATGCCGAACCCTGCCGGGAGCGCGGAGCATCGCTCAGGCGTGGCCCTGCCGCCCACCCCACTGcccgcccccacccgccccccacgCGGGCCACTTGCTCTGCAGCAGGGTCAGGTCCTCAGGCTTGGCGGTGGTGAGTGAGGCCACCACAGCCACCACCTTCTCGAAGTCGTCATCCTGCTTGTAAGTGGTCAGCGCCGCCAGGAGCTGGCTGTAGCCTGTGGCCCCCAGGGCCCGGTGGGCATCTGCCAGGTAGGCACTCACGGCGGGCGGGTGCTTCTTTGCTCCAGGGGCTCCGGACCCCTCAGGAGGCCGGCGGCTGGGGTCTCCTGGTGGGAAGGTAACACATCTCAGTCCACCAGCTTCCCAGCACATCACATTGGCCTCCCCTGCTCTGGGGGCACAGAACCACAGCGGCTCCCAGGAGACTCCTCCCCGCCAGGGTCTTCCCTCTGCTCCTGGCTCTGGTCCAAAGCCTCTTCAGGGACCAGGTACCTGTAGGGAGCAGCCCGGAGGCCAGGTGGGGCCGGCCCTGGTTCAGGTGTTCACAGGGGTCCAGCTGCCTGGCTGCACCCTGGGACACGGTCAGCTTGGGGTCAGGCTCCCTCCTTCCTGAAGAAACACGGAGACAAGGAGGCGCCCAGCTGGTCCCTGAGGGTCCAGAGCATGACCAGGGAGGGGACGGGTCTGTCCAAGGGGAGACCGGGCCTCAAACTCTCCTCAGACAACCGCTGGAGGCCCCCGACAGGAGGGAGCAGGCAGGCCTCCTCCCCTGCCTTAAACGGGGGGCAGGAAAGTGGGGGGCAGGCACAAGGACACCCCAGTCCAGAAGGGAGCAGAAGGGTGACTTAGGCAGGAATCTCCAACCCCAGGGGCCCCGTGATTCCCATCCTTGGGGAAGTCTCATCCAGAGATGGGCTCTTCCTTAATAAATGGGGACAGCAACTCCcaggctctagacgtgcaggGCCCACTCCAGGTAGAGACGGGGGTGGACGGGGCTCCAGGACCCCTGTGCATACACGACTCCCCAGGCGCAGGTCCTCCTCGGAGGCCCGGGCCATGTGTGTTCTGGGGGTCCACACCTCCCCAAAGTGGGGCCCCCCGCACAGATCTGTCAGCCTCAGGAACAGGGAGGCTGGGCCACATGAAGACCCACTCCAAGGGCCAGGTGCCACCCACCCTCAGGGTCTGAGTTTGAGGGTCCCACCCAGGCAGGGCCCGCCTCACCGCTGGGGCCCAGGGCCGGTCGTGCTCCCTGCCTCCAGGGAAGGCCATGCTCGGGCCGGGAGCTGCAGCCTCGGCCCGTCAGTTGGCAGCAGACCTCCTCAAACTGCTGCTTGTGGTGGGGCCGCACGAACTGATAGAagcctgtggggaggggcagggtctgGGCCTGCAGCCACCACACGGGGTCCCCACCGACACCTCTGCAGGTCAACCGGGGACCCTGGTGGCCCCCAGGCTGGGACCCTCAAGTGGGCAGCCTCTACTGGCCAAGGCACCTCGGAGCAGGCTGTGCTTCTTGGGGTCCTCGGCAAAGAGGGGGCCAAGGTGAGCGGCCAGGGCCGCGAGGTCATCGGTGCTCTTGTACTCCCGCAGGGCCCGGGTAAAGGTGTCGAAGCTGGCCTGGCTCAGCGCCTGCTTCACGGCTGCCATGAACAGCTTGGCCCTGCCTGTGTCCGCGCCGGCTTCTGGCCCCTCCTGCGACACACAGCCGGTGCCCGTCAGGAGGCGCCAACGCTCCCCATCTGCGGGGGCAGCGAGCTGCCGTCGGGGGCTGCTGGGGAGGATGCTTAGCTGGCCTGGCCCAGCTGGCAGGGGACCCCCCGGCTAGCTTCAGCTTAGATGGCCAGGCCCGCTGAGCACCGCAGAGGCAGAGTGCAGGCTGGCGGTGCCTCCTCTGCTGAGGTCCCGGTGCCCACGGCAGGGGACACTTCTCAACACGCCAGGACTTCAAACAGCCCCGTGCCCTATTTGTGCTGCACACCCCAGCCCTGATCCCGGACCCTCGAAAAGGACCCTCCAGGCTCCCAGGCTGCCCCCCAGCTCGGCCCTCAGAGGCCCAGGCCCCTGGCACCTAGGCCACTTCCTCAGTGCCAGTCCCCCGGGCACCACCTGGTTCTTCCCAGAAGCCAAGGGTGGCGGACAGAGGCACTGGCATTTGGGGCTTTCCGGAGCTTCTAGGATGTAACTCAGCTGCTCTTAACTGCTTTCATCCGAGGCTGGGAACGCCACGTGCCTCACACGCAGGCACCTCACCAGCCAAGTTCGTGCCAACAGCCCAGCCTGACCTGGGCCAGGGGAGCCAGCCCGGCTGCAGGCCCCACACCAGACCTGCCAAAGGGCCAGGCCTGGCTCCTGCCCAGCTGGGAAGACAGCACCTTCTGTGGATGGAGCCCACGGGCCTGCGTGGACCCGACCACCCCACCAAAAAGCAACACAAAACGAAAGGCCCAAATCTGCCAGGTGTGCAGGACTCCAAAGTGTGGAGGGTCTGCCCTGAGGGGGGCGCACTGCCCAGGCACCCCAGTAAGGGGGAGTAGACGTGAGGCAGGCGGTggcactgcagcaaagggctCATGGGAACCCCGTGCTGGTTCTGAGAGCTGAGTGGAGATGAGATGTTCTCACAGTAAAATATCAAAGCAGAAGAGGGACGGGATCAGAGCAGGCCAGGCCCTAGCACAGCATGAGCCTGGCGGGTGGAGGGTGACAGCGGGATCCGCAGAACAAGCAGCTCGTCTGTGAGGAAGTGAATCCAGCCAAACACCGGTGGTGGGGTTGGTGCGGGCCCTGGGTCTgctgccctccctccacccctgcacCCACCCTCAGgcccagctgccccctcccctgggccccggCTCCAGCCGGCACACCTGCAGAGCGCCTGCAGAACCTGTCCCCCAGCGGGGACAGCTGAGTCAGGCCACTGGGCAGGTTTGGCCCGCTCACACCTCACACCACCCTGAGCCACACCGGCTGAGGCACCCACCAAACTTCCGCCGTCTGCAGGTCGTCCACATACCGGGCCGCCGACCAGCCTGACCTTCCTCCGCCTGCCACGCTGCTCCTCCGCTGGCCTCTTCTCACGAGGGCCCCACGGGGCGGAGTGGCGGGGGGCCTGAGGGCGACACAGGTGTGTCCCACAGGCCCTCAGGGCCCTGAAGCCCTGACACTGCCCTGGGCGGCAGGGCGGGAGAAGTACCCTCGGCCCCTTGCAGGGAACCAAGTGTGAGAGCAGGTCCCGGGCAGCAGCGTGGCAGTAACTGAAGGGCACCGGCGGGAAGGGACAAGAAACACGAGTGGGGCAGCTGCGCCCTGGGCCTAGAGGGCGGGACAGCAGGGGGCGGGCACTGACGCCCGGCGGGAAGTGGGGAGCTTCAGGTCAGCTGGGGAATTATGGGCTTCTGGACAAAGGCCCCAGGGCAGAAGGTCCTGCCCGCAGCTCAGGCTCCCAGAAAGGGCCAGGCTCGGGCACAGCAGGAGCGGGAAGTGAGCGGACCATGTCCAGCACGGGGGTGTGTTGGGGGCCCAGCTGAGGGCTGGGGGCTGTGCTGGGGCGGGGCACGCACACAGCACCACCACGCATCTGCTGAAACCCCCCTGCCCTCCCGACCAGCAGGTGTGCAGGGATGAGCACGGCGGTGCCTGAGCCCAGGTGGGCCGAGCCATCCGTGTCCCCCCCCAGGGAGCCCGGCCCCCGCACCTCCTCCTCCGCGGGCAGGGCCTCGTCCCCAGGCCCCTCGGCCAGCTGCTCGCTGTGTTCCAGGGCGGCCAACAGCCCCACGGGCCTCCGCCGGGCCTGGACGGCTTCCTGCTGGTACTCCACACAAAGGCTGCCCTCGGCGTCCCCGGCGACCAGCAAGCCTGCGGGAGCACGCGTGGGTGACGAAGTCCACCACCGCCTGCTGGGCACTCTAGTCGTCGGCCCCAGCGTGCCACCAGCCTGCGGGAGGCGCCTCGCCCTCCACCCTGTGGGGCCCCAACCGGCCGTGTCGCCCAGCCACACGCACCCGTGTGTCTGCGCCTCAGGCTAGGGACGTGCACATCCAGACTTGTGGCCTTCCTGGTGCGGAGGGGGCCGGGTGACACGGCCACCGAGGCAGTGCCTTCTCCTTCGCCCAGACTCGGAGCAGCAGCTCGGGGGGCCAGCATGGGCATCTAGATGTTCACAGGAGGTTGTGGAGGTCCcgccctgctccttcccctgggcggGACACGAGGGTACAGCCAGCTAGCGCTAAGACTCACGGTTCTCTGAGCGACGCGGAAGAACTGGGCCACATCTCGGATGACGTGGCCGAAGCTGTCGTACACCTTGACGTGGGGACGCACCCAGGAGGGCAGCTGGGCTCTGGCGTCCGCGGAGCTGAACCTGCAGGGCGGTGGGGCCGTCAGCCCGggagccccgcctgccccggagCCCAGCTCCCTGGCAGACTCACCAGAGGGAAGAGCCGGTGTCCGGGGGCAAGGGCTCTGGCCCGAGAGCACcggcggggagggggtggggggagggcgggcCTGCACCTGTGGTCGCAGAGGAAGACAGCCCCGTAGTCATGGCGATGCCGGATCACCCGCCCAATGGCCTGGTTCACAGCCCTGGATGCCTGCTGCCGGTACCAGTCGTGCCCGGAGAGGAACTGCAGGGCCAGGGCGGGGGGCTGCCTCAGCCACGGGGGCTTGAGCACCACCTGCCCACCCTCAGCCGCACAGCCTCTCACCTGGTCCCGGGCCCCATTCTGGCCCTTCATCTCATCCAGGAACTGCATCTTGAGGACAACCCGGGGGTCCATGCGGGGCGGGTATGGGAGGCCCGTGACGATCACTCCACGGCCATTCGCATCTGCGAAGTCCAGCCCCTCGCTGGCCTGGGAGGCAGCGGGCACTCTTTTCCCCCATCTGCCTCCACTCAAGCCCAAGACCTTCCCTAAGGGCCCACCCATGCCTGGGCCCTCACAGCCCCACGGCCCCCAGGATGGGCAGGGTGGGAGAGACCTCCAACTTCGAACCAGGCTGCACCTGGGGTCCACCGCTCCCAGAATCCCACAACCAACTTCTTTTTCTCAGCACCTCCTCCGGCCCACCTGCCCACTGCCCATGCGTGGGCCCCAATGCCCAGCCTAGGACCCGAGGGCCGGCCCTACAGGACCAGCAGGGCCACACCCTCCTGTGTCTGCTGGACATGGGGCCTGAGGGAGGTGACCAGCCTCTCCTGCCCACGGTGCGGCCCCCCTCAGGCACAGGTTCCAGGCGGGGATAAGGAGCCAGGTGTGTGGGACCTGGACCTCAGAGGCCTCACCTTCCCCCGGCACACAGCCAGGAAGGTGGCCCCACTGGACCCGGGGGCGGCGACTCTCGTGTAGAAAGCCTCCATCACCTGGAAGGGGAGGCTGGTCAGCCCGGCCTGGCCCCTCGCCTCCTTGAGCAAGACCCCAGAAATCACCCTGCAAGACGAAGCACCGTCCGAGCCAGGAGGCAGGCCAGCAGGGCTGCAGCAGCACCTTTGTGGCATGGGCTCCCAGGCTGACCCGGAGCCAGCACCCAGTGCCTGCCTGCCGTGCCCAGAACACCCAGGGGCcccggggctggggggtgggcgcAGACCTGCTGCCATCGTCCCCAAGCCCAAACTTCCTAAAAGGCCAGCAGGATCTTGGCCACACACACCCTGGGGCTGCCAGGGGGAGGGAGCCCCGGTGACCCAGACCTCAGAGAAGCCTCCTTTGGTCCTCGGCTCCACGAACAGGGGCTTCAGGGCCTCCAGCTTCCTGGCAAAGTCGCGGGCCTACgggaggaggcagagagggaatGCCCGTCACGCCTTCTCAAAGACACGCGGCCCAGCCCTGCCAGACCCTTGGCTGTTTGGGGCTCCCTCCCGCCCCCAGAAGACACTGCAAGGAGGGACTCACCCGCCAGAACTCCAGGCTTTTCTCCATGACggggtaggaagggaagaagacCAGGAGCCCATGCGGGACCACACGGGCGATGTTGCCTGCAAGCACCGTGGCCAGCTCAGCAGCAGAGgacccctccagccccaggaaGACCAGGCAGGACAGGGAGTGGAGCGGGGGCAGGCGACCTCGCAACAGGGCAGGGGCCCAGGAATGGACAGCATGGGCACTCACCCAGTGCCTTCCCCAGGGACGACAAGCACTCGTCAGAGAACCTGCAAGGAACCGGGGGGCTGTTGCCACGAGGGGCCTGGCACTCGGCCACCCGCCTCACCCGCCAGGCCCCCTACCGTTTGTCAAAGGCGGAGCTCAGCTGGGCTCCGTCGGGGCCTTTAGGGACAATCCCCACCCAGATCTGGTGCTTGTCGATGACGTGTGGGTTCTCCAGGCAGACTGGGAaagggctggagggaggcagggggtggcccCTGTGAGATCCTGAACCCCCAGCACCCCGGCAGCCCAGGGCGGGGGGCTGGCTTTGGGAGCCCCCCCGGGGGGGGCCAAGGGTCAGCACTTACATCTGCATCTCCTGGGTGAAGGAGGACACGGGGGCCAGTGTGCCGCTGGTGAGGATGAGGGTACGGACGCCCTGGTGGACCAGCTCACGCATGCTGTGGCCAGGGCTGAAGCACCAGTAGCTCAGCACCTTccctgcggggggcgggggcacgTGTGTGAGGCCCAAGCCGCCTGCCCAGCAGCCATCGTGTGTCCCCCAAGGcggtgctgggccctggggcccaGGTGCACAAGTCTTCCCCGGGGGTCCTGCCCGCCCTCCCGCGGGGTCCCAGGAGCAGGAAGCAGACCAGAGAAGCCCACCAGCATCCTGGCGCCGGGGGAGGGGGACGCTGAAGTCACTTCCAGAGAGGTCAGCCTACCCCAGCCCTAGATGTCCTTGTGGCTCAGTGAGGAGCCGGCCTCCCCGTGCCTGTACTCCGGGTGGGACTGCagaagagggaggggcagaggcccACAGCCCCTGGAGGCAGGAAGCCAGGGGTGACCTCCTACACACGTCCTGCCCAGCCAGGGAGGATGCCAGAGCATGGCCTGCAGGCAGACACGCCAGCCCTCCCATGCGCTCCCAGTGGCTCCGGAAACAGGAGATGGAATAACACAAGCGGATGCTCAAACTGTGACTCTCGGGTCAAGACCACGTCACAGGTCAGCAGGGACACTTCCCACAAAAGAGCAAACCACTTTCTGGGACCAGAGAAGCCTTTCCAACTTCTGGGATGGGACCTGCCCCTCAGTGGGGAGGATGGAAGCGAGGCTCTGAGTCCACAGTGTCCTGGGCCAGCCCTGCACCAGCAAGGACAGGAGTGACCATGGAGGACACTGGGGAGCCAGGAGCCCGGTCTCGGGGCGCTCTGGCTTCTCTGTCCAGCGGGGGTCTGAGGGCCAACCCCCGTGGAAACTCCAGGCAGGCCCCGGGCCGCCGGGCCCTCGGAGGTCTCTCACTTTGACAGCTCTGACTCTTAGAGGGCAGGTGGGGAATCACCTGGAGAAGGCTGGACCGACAGGCGGCCGGGAGCCCATAGCTGGACGGGGCACCGCCCCAGGGGGAGCATGTCGCAGCCACCTGAGGTGCCGTACCTTGCTTTCTGGCTGCCGTGGCGTTCCAGGCATCTGACCGCTGAGCCGTCCTCCGGTGACCAGCATCAGGGTGGATGTGCACCTGGAGAGGTGGAATGGATAGGTGTCCTAGGCCCCACTCGGGAGCCCCCATCCTGGAGGCAGCCCCACCTTGTGAGACCGCGGCCTGGGAGCTCCCCATCCAGGAAGCAGACCCACCTTGTAGGACTGACACCCCGGCCCCACCACGGCACTGGGGCCACCTTCAGCAGGGTCCACGCCAAACACGATCTGAACAGCAGAGATGAGGGAAAAAGTCAGCAGGACACATTAGAGGCTGCCACTCCTGCTGAGTCCCTCCCACACAGGACAGATGGACACTCAGGACACAGCCACCACCTGCCCCTGCTTCCAAGCCAACAGCGTCCCTGGGGCAGGACCCCAGGCTAAGGAGCCGGAGctgcctgtcccctcccctcagggGCCCCGCGCACTAGAGACACAGCTGCCCTGCAGGCCCCTCCTCGGCAGCCAGTCCAAGGCTGTTACAGGGACCGAGTCCAGGTCAGCAGCCC comes from the Delphinus delphis chromosome 15, mDelDel1.2, whole genome shotgun sequence genome and includes:
- the TNFRSF6B gene encoding tumor necrosis factor receptor superfamily member 6B, which codes for MRPLLWPLPALLLALAARGTAAGAPTYPRRDAETGEWLACDKCPPGTFVQRPCGRDNPTTCGACPPRHYTQFWNYLERCRYCNVICGEREEEARPCGATHNRACRCRPGFFAHAGFCLEHEPCPPGAGVVAPGTSSQNTQCQPCSPGTFSASSSSSERCQPHRNCTALGLAVNVPGSPFHDALCTKCTGFPLGSLEPGAPGTEECQRAVVDFVAFQDISPRRLQRLQQALAGPRARSPPPPQREDRAALRRRLWLQLTELREARPGTLGARLLRALRAARLCGLERSVRERFLRTR